TTTTCATCTAGGAAAAGATATATGCACAACAGATATAGATAAACACTTAAGTGATGAGGAATTAGAAAAAGCTGAAGAACTTGTGAACCGATATATTTTTGACATGAGGCCAGTGGAATTTTTAACCCCTAGTAAATCAGAACTAAAAAAGCTTTCCTTAAGAAGAGTCCCAGATATAAAAGAAGAGGAATTGAGGGTTGTGCGAGTTATGGATACGGATACTACCGCCTGCTGCGGTCTTCATCCTAAATCCACTATAGAAGTACAGCTCTTAAAAATTAAGGGCAAGGAAAAAGCTAAGGGGAATTTAAGAATACAGTATATTTGCGGAAAACGAGCTGCTGCAGATGCATTAAAAACCTATAAATTCTCAAGCAAACTTTGCAGGAGCTTTAACTGTAATGAGGAAGAAGTTCTTATAAAAATAAATAACATGACTTCAGAATACAGCTGCATCTCGGCGGAAAATAAAGCATTAAAATCACAGGTGGCAGATTATGAAGTTCAAAATATTATTAACAGCTCAGAAACAGCTGCAAATGTCCGTATAGTAAAGAATGTATTTACTAATAGAGACATGAAGTATGTAAATTTATTAGCTTCCAAGCTTACTTCTTTAGAAAATGTAGTAGTTCTTTATGGCTTAAAGACAGATGCATCTGCTAACCTCATATTCATGTGCTCTAAAGATTTAAAGACAATTAATATGAATAATCTTCTGAAGGATGCAATAACCTTGATAGATGGAAAAGGCGGCGGAAGCAGCTTCTCTGCTCAAGGAGGAGGAAAATCCATAAATAATTTGGAATCTGCAG
The genomic region above belongs to Clostridium swellfunianum and contains:
- a CDS encoding alanyl-tRNA editing protein, with protein sequence MTQKLYYEDQYIREFTAEILNVIEKEGLFHIELNKTAFFPGGGGQPCDIGFIEDSKVSYVYEAAGTIYHVSNKKPIKIHKAKCKIDWDFRFDGMQQHLGQHLLSAAFLELFGANTVSFHLGKDICTTDIDKHLSDEELEKAEELVNRYIFDMRPVEFLTPSKSELKKLSLRRVPDIKEEELRVVRVMDTDTTACCGLHPKSTIEVQLLKIKGKEKAKGNLRIQYICGKRAAADALKTYKFSSKLCRSFNCNEEEVLIKINNMTSEYSCISAENKALKSQVADYEVQNIINSSETAANVRIVKNVFTNRDMKYVNLLASKLTSLENVVVLYGLKTDASANLIFMCSKDLKTINMNNLLKDAITLIDGKGGGSSFSAQGGGKSINNLESAVDYAFSKVKTSLLQS